A genomic window from Rhodococcus sp. KBS0724 includes:
- a CDS encoding LLM class flavin-dependent oxidoreductase: MHFGYWTPIYGGFLRNLGDEQMPATWEYVKKLSQLADRLGYHTTLVPELYLNDRKGIEAPSLEAWSLTSAILAVTEQLRVMTAVRPGFHLPAVTAKESATITDIAGTTDRGDARFALNVVAAWWEEEARQYGGAFTRHDDRYRQATEFVDILRGLWEHTPFSYQGDHFAVRDSILSPKPGIRPPIFAGGESESGRESIATFSDSYVLHGGTVDEVRTKIADMNARSQRIHQRDMAEFGMSTYIIVRDTEAEARAELERITTVDPNSPGYASFEEFVANSELDVELSRREYSVGTRGLRPDLVGTPEQVAEKIRAYQDAGLTLLLIQTSPAHEELERIATQVFPLVPELKQSISV, encoded by the coding sequence ATGCACTTCGGCTACTGGACCCCCATCTACGGCGGCTTCCTACGAAACCTCGGCGACGAGCAGATGCCCGCAACGTGGGAGTACGTCAAGAAACTCTCGCAGCTCGCCGACCGCCTCGGTTATCACACCACCCTCGTGCCCGAGCTTTATCTCAACGATCGCAAGGGAATCGAAGCTCCCAGCCTCGAGGCGTGGTCACTCACGTCCGCAATTCTTGCTGTCACAGAACAACTTCGGGTCATGACAGCGGTGCGGCCGGGATTCCACCTGCCTGCGGTGACGGCGAAGGAATCCGCGACGATCACCGACATCGCCGGAACAACCGATCGCGGAGACGCAAGGTTCGCACTCAATGTCGTTGCAGCCTGGTGGGAAGAAGAAGCACGTCAGTACGGCGGCGCCTTCACTCGCCATGACGATCGGTACCGCCAAGCCACTGAGTTCGTCGACATTCTCCGCGGACTGTGGGAGCACACGCCCTTCAGCTATCAGGGCGATCACTTCGCAGTACGTGATTCCATCCTCTCCCCCAAACCCGGAATTCGTCCGCCGATCTTCGCGGGCGGCGAGAGCGAGAGCGGCCGAGAATCCATCGCTACCTTCTCCGACTCGTATGTCCTGCACGGCGGGACCGTCGATGAGGTCCGCACAAAGATCGCGGACATGAACGCCAGATCACAGCGAATCCACCAGCGGGACATGGCCGAATTCGGTATGTCTACCTACATCATCGTCCGCGACACCGAGGCCGAGGCACGCGCCGAACTCGAGCGCATCACCACCGTCGACCCGAATTCCCCGGGGTACGCGTCCTTCGAAGAGTTCGTCGCGAATTCCGAACTCGACGTCGAACTGTCCAGGCGCGAGTATTCAGTCGGTACCCGCGGACTACGCCCGGACCTCGTCGGTACCCCGGAACAAGTTGCCGAGAAAATTCGCGCGTACCAAGACGCCGGCCTGACGCTTCTGCTGATCCAAACTTCCCCCGCTCACGAGGAACTCGAGCGCATAGCCACCCAGGTCTTCCCGCTGGTCCCCGAGCTGAAGCAGTCCATATCCGTCTGA
- a CDS encoding O-acetylhomoserine aminocarboxypropyltransferase/cysteine synthase family protein has product MSETTGFATRQVRSGYQPGTAQNTAIPPIYQSVAYDFGSFEQARDIFSLRRSGNLYSRTGNPTQAVFEKRLADLDDGVAALATGSGQSAVAVALLTLAKSGQHIVAARQLYGGTVDLLTDTFADFGIDVTLVDQDDLEAWRSAARPETRAFFAETIGNPVASVLDVSAVADIAHDAGVPLIVDNTIATPYLLRPKDFGADIAVYSATKFIGGHGTSLGGVIVDLGTFDFGAEPERWTQFTEPYPRIGDLVLWEEFGRDRSAYLVYAKTKIIHDLGPSLSPFNSFQLLQGLETLDLRLDRQVGSAQKIAQFLDAHPSVARVNYPGLPENKWHNAAQRYLPRGAGSVFSFDLDVEDSKIAKFVDSLQLFAIVANIGDARSLVVHPATTTHSHLSDTQLKQAGFGYSTIRLSIGLENVDDLVDDLRASLDAI; this is encoded by the coding sequence ATGTCCGAGACCACAGGGTTCGCAACCCGGCAGGTCCGCTCTGGTTACCAACCCGGAACTGCGCAGAACACCGCGATTCCCCCGATCTACCAATCGGTTGCCTACGACTTCGGCAGCTTCGAGCAGGCACGGGACATCTTCTCGCTACGTCGCTCGGGAAACCTGTACAGCCGCACCGGGAACCCAACCCAGGCGGTGTTCGAGAAGCGTCTCGCCGACCTCGACGACGGAGTCGCAGCGCTGGCAACAGGGTCCGGGCAATCTGCCGTCGCTGTTGCACTCCTGACCCTCGCCAAGTCGGGACAGCACATCGTTGCCGCGCGGCAGTTGTACGGCGGAACAGTCGATCTCCTCACCGATACCTTCGCCGACTTCGGGATCGACGTCACCCTCGTCGATCAGGACGATCTCGAAGCCTGGCGCAGCGCCGCTCGCCCCGAGACCCGAGCCTTCTTCGCCGAGACGATAGGTAATCCCGTCGCCTCCGTTCTCGACGTCTCGGCCGTGGCAGACATCGCACACGACGCCGGCGTTCCGCTGATCGTCGACAACACGATCGCAACGCCGTACTTGCTTCGTCCGAAGGACTTCGGCGCTGACATCGCCGTGTACTCGGCCACCAAATTCATCGGCGGGCACGGCACCTCCCTCGGCGGTGTCATCGTGGACCTCGGCACCTTCGACTTCGGCGCGGAGCCCGAGCGATGGACCCAGTTCACCGAGCCGTACCCCCGAATCGGCGATCTGGTCCTCTGGGAGGAGTTCGGTCGCGACCGCAGCGCCTACCTCGTCTACGCAAAAACAAAGATCATCCATGACCTGGGGCCATCTCTGTCCCCGTTCAATTCTTTCCAGCTGCTCCAAGGTTTGGAAACGCTCGACCTGCGTCTGGATCGGCAAGTCGGTTCAGCTCAGAAAATCGCACAGTTTCTCGACGCACATCCCTCGGTCGCCCGAGTCAACTACCCCGGACTTCCGGAAAACAAGTGGCACAACGCCGCCCAGCGATACCTGCCTCGCGGTGCAGGCTCGGTCTTCTCCTTCGATCTCGACGTAGAGGACTCGAAGATCGCGAAGTTCGTCGACTCGCTGCAACTGTTTGCCATCGTTGCCAACATCGGAGACGCTCGTTCGCTGGTCGTCCATCCCGCCACCACCACCCACAGCCACCTCAGCGACACGCAACTGAAACAGGCCGGATTCGGTTACAGCACAATCCGATTGTCGATCGGCCTGGAGAACGTCGACGATCTCGTCGATGATCTGCGGGCATCACTCGACGCCATCTGA
- a CDS encoding mycofactocin-coupled SDR family oxidoreductase: MDEFEGKVALITGAARGQGRSHAVSLAERGADIVILDRCENRETVTYPMATVEDLDETARLIEKTGRRALIVRADVVDRAAMDSAVAQGIAEFGRIDIAVANAGVSAMGAVQGTSTALWDETIGSNLTGVFNTIGAVAPGMIERGYGRIITISSMLGRQGATNTAAYVASKWGVIGLSKSSALDLAQHGITVNVVAPGNISTPMIHNENLYRHMRPDLESPTADDVEPIFRSLHSQPVAWLDPFEISRAVLFFAAEGSAHITGTVMPVDAGNAARVSG, from the coding sequence GTGGACGAATTCGAAGGCAAAGTTGCACTGATCACCGGAGCAGCCCGAGGCCAAGGACGTTCTCACGCAGTATCTCTTGCCGAACGAGGCGCCGACATCGTCATTCTCGATCGGTGCGAAAACCGTGAGACCGTCACGTATCCGATGGCAACAGTCGAGGACCTGGACGAAACCGCACGGCTGATCGAGAAGACCGGACGCCGCGCGCTGATCGTACGGGCCGATGTGGTCGATCGAGCAGCGATGGACAGCGCAGTAGCGCAAGGAATCGCAGAATTCGGGCGTATCGACATCGCGGTCGCCAACGCCGGAGTGTCTGCAATGGGTGCCGTTCAAGGAACCTCGACAGCGCTGTGGGACGAAACCATCGGAAGCAATCTCACCGGAGTGTTCAATACCATCGGCGCCGTAGCGCCAGGGATGATCGAACGCGGATACGGCAGGATCATCACCATCTCGTCGATGCTCGGCCGCCAAGGTGCGACCAACACCGCGGCCTACGTCGCGTCCAAGTGGGGCGTCATCGGGCTGAGCAAGAGTTCTGCGCTCGATCTCGCGCAGCACGGAATCACCGTCAATGTTGTTGCGCCAGGAAATATCAGCACTCCCATGATCCACAACGAGAATCTCTATCGTCACATGCGTCCCGATCTGGAATCCCCCACCGCCGACGACGTGGAACCCATCTTCCGGTCACTGCACAGCCAGCCCGTCGCCTGGCTCGATCCATTCGAGATCAGCCGCGCCGTCCTCTTCTTCGCTGCCGAGGGCAGTGCCCACATCACCGGCACGGTCATGCCGGTCGACGCCGGTAACGCTGCCCGCGTCAGCGGCTGA
- a CDS encoding mycofactocin-coupled SDR family oxidoreductase — MTQLLAGKVVFITGAARGQGRNHAIRLAQEGADVIAVDVCASVSEDVGYAAATEADLEETARLVRAEGREIVTAVADVRNLEALRAAVASGVEKFGRLDVVIANAGIATWNRFWEMPEEQWSTLVDINLNGVWRTMAAAVPAMIEAGNGGSIVLVSSAAGVAEAPGCAHYSAAKHGLVGLARTAATELGSFDIRVNSIHPGAVETEMGNDPNVGKVLMAYPEYMNSYKWPLTSVPRTTVEDISNAVVYLAADLSRAVTGTKIVIDMGQTMA; from the coding sequence ATGACACAACTGTTGGCAGGCAAGGTCGTCTTCATCACCGGCGCAGCGCGGGGCCAGGGGCGCAACCATGCGATCCGGCTCGCGCAGGAAGGCGCCGACGTCATTGCCGTCGACGTGTGCGCGTCGGTGTCCGAGGACGTGGGCTACGCAGCTGCAACTGAAGCCGACCTTGAAGAAACGGCCCGCCTCGTTCGAGCTGAGGGACGCGAGATCGTGACCGCGGTAGCGGATGTGCGCAACCTCGAGGCGCTGCGCGCGGCAGTGGCGTCCGGCGTCGAAAAGTTCGGTCGCCTCGACGTAGTGATCGCCAACGCGGGCATCGCAACGTGGAATCGTTTCTGGGAGATGCCGGAAGAGCAGTGGTCGACGTTGGTCGACATCAATCTCAATGGTGTGTGGCGCACGATGGCGGCTGCGGTTCCCGCAATGATCGAGGCGGGCAACGGTGGTTCCATCGTGCTTGTCAGCAGCGCTGCCGGCGTCGCCGAAGCGCCCGGTTGTGCGCACTACTCGGCGGCCAAGCACGGGCTCGTCGGTTTGGCCCGCACTGCGGCAACGGAATTGGGCAGCTTCGACATTCGAGTCAACAGCATTCATCCGGGGGCAGTCGAGACCGAGATGGGTAACGACCCCAACGTCGGCAAGGTACTCATGGCGTATCCGGAGTACATGAATTCTTACAAGTGGCCCCTCACCTCCGTCCCGCGCACGACGGTCGAGGACATCTCCAACGCGGTCGTCTACCTCGCGGCTGATCTCTCCCGCGCCGTCACCGGGACGAAGATTGTCATCGACATGGGTCAGACGATGGCTTAG
- a CDS encoding sulfurtransferase, translated as MTTKSLPALVDVAWLKSHVADQNLVVVDATTHLPVPTDGPYTPESGGESYRAAHIEGALFADLLTDFADPDSTEAWTVPNSERFAAAAGALGIGDGAIVVIYDQHDGFWATRLWWHLRLEGFDSVAVLDGGLRAWQAAGLPVTDAESTPTARTFTGVRRPELLRSTEDVAAALDDPETILVNVLDPATYRGETSTYARRGHIPGSVNLPVFEVRNQETGELRPVEELLALFDAAGLLDTTKKVVTYCGGGIAATGVAHALALAGREDVGVYDGSMTAWAGNPDLPLVTGPSPR; from the coding sequence ATGACTACCAAAAGCCTGCCTGCCCTCGTCGATGTCGCGTGGCTGAAGAGTCACGTCGCCGATCAGAATCTTGTCGTCGTGGATGCAACCACGCATCTGCCGGTCCCCACGGACGGTCCGTACACCCCCGAGTCCGGCGGTGAGTCGTACCGAGCCGCACACATCGAGGGTGCGCTGTTCGCGGACCTGTTGACCGACTTTGCCGATCCGGACAGTACCGAGGCGTGGACCGTCCCGAACTCGGAACGATTTGCCGCGGCAGCCGGTGCCTTGGGTATCGGTGACGGTGCAATTGTGGTGATTTACGACCAGCACGACGGATTCTGGGCGACCAGACTCTGGTGGCACCTGCGCCTCGAGGGCTTCGACTCGGTCGCGGTTCTCGACGGTGGGTTGCGTGCGTGGCAGGCTGCCGGACTGCCCGTGACGGACGCCGAGTCCACCCCGACAGCTCGCACGTTCACCGGCGTCCGCAGGCCGGAGTTGCTGCGCTCGACCGAGGACGTGGCTGCAGCACTCGACGACCCGGAGACCATCCTGGTCAACGTGCTCGATCCCGCCACCTACCGCGGCGAAACCAGCACGTACGCGCGTCGCGGCCACATCCCGGGCAGCGTGAATCTCCCGGTTTTCGAGGTGCGCAACCAGGAGACCGGCGAGCTTCGCCCGGTCGAGGAGTTGCTAGCCCTGTTCGATGCGGCCGGACTTCTCGACACGACCAAGAAGGTCGTCACCTATTGCGGAGGCGGCATCGCGGCCACCGGAGTTGCGCACGCTCTTGCCTTGGCCGGCCGTGAGGACGTCGGTGTCTACGACGGGTCCATGACGGCGTGGGCGGGTAATCCTGATCTGCCGTTGGTCACGGGGCCGTCGCCGCGCTGA
- a CDS encoding IclR family transcriptional regulator, giving the protein MNGTVTTSQVRRATRESMLARVTSIVDAYTSPHERLNLEELALRTGLPRSTTHRILLEMVELDWLMRHERAYRLGPRALGTVGPEVAQAHVRIAANDIIRELYLRTGMVIHLGVLHGGHEYFLDKMGGPLATALRSRVGARFPAHRGAGGRSMLALLSPEEVDPMIERNLAAVPSADPWELDALHAELARIRTSHGIAYQSTGRVAGFGSGRISSLGCAIRTPDGAVVSLCVAGEAEKVHLDRVTPLVRKAADDLAAAV; this is encoded by the coding sequence GTGAATGGAACGGTCACAACCTCCCAGGTCAGGCGAGCTACTCGGGAATCCATGTTGGCTCGCGTGACGTCGATTGTCGATGCATACACCTCACCGCACGAGCGACTCAATCTCGAAGAACTGGCACTGCGAACCGGGTTGCCACGATCGACCACCCACCGGATTCTCCTCGAGATGGTGGAACTCGATTGGCTGATGAGGCACGAACGTGCATACCGTCTCGGACCTCGGGCACTGGGGACAGTCGGACCCGAAGTCGCGCAAGCTCATGTGCGGATTGCAGCCAACGACATCATTCGCGAGCTCTACCTGCGCACCGGCATGGTGATTCATCTCGGAGTCCTCCACGGTGGACACGAGTACTTTCTGGACAAGATGGGTGGACCACTCGCCACCGCGTTGCGCTCACGCGTCGGTGCACGATTTCCCGCGCACCGCGGCGCGGGTGGGCGCTCCATGCTTGCCTTGCTTTCCCCGGAAGAAGTCGATCCGATGATCGAGAGAAACCTTGCGGCTGTGCCGTCTGCCGACCCTTGGGAATTGGATGCCCTGCACGCCGAACTTGCACGCATTCGCACGTCGCACGGCATCGCGTATCAATCGACCGGGAGAGTCGCGGGGTTCGGTTCCGGAAGAATCTCCAGCTTGGGTTGCGCGATAAGAACTCCCGACGGCGCAGTGGTGTCACTGTGTGTCGCGGGCGAGGCCGAGAAAGTTCATCTCGACCGAGTGACGCCACTGGTCAGAAAAGCCGCCGACGACCTCGCTGCCGCGGTCTGA